From Nitrospinaceae bacterium, one genomic window encodes:
- a CDS encoding SUMF1/EgtB/PvdO family nonheme iron enzyme, which translates to MKIFSWLRFGPFFLVLHVLWIFSGVGPQTAFGAPVEGKGKYAGMVLIPAGPFTMGRNGGPPDEKPAHKVHLPAYYIDKNLVTWVQYAEFIRKKGPTGPKGEMYLDVEDQDNRILFDKDSWAVEKGFEKFPAGELAWHGAIAYCKWKGKRLPSEAEWEKAARGTDARLYPWGNQKPAKDLAFFGSYRNDVAPVGRYPKGASPYGVLDMAGQVWEWTRSLYRPYPYKPKDGRESFKVHDGRVARGGNTSSDNAGLTSTSRVPVYPERLDGGHRYFGFRCASKTELLL; encoded by the coding sequence ATGAAAATATTTTCGTGGCTAAGATTTGGGCCGTTTTTCCTCGTGTTGCATGTCTTGTGGATTTTTTCGGGTGTCGGGCCGCAAACCGCCTTTGGGGCGCCCGTTGAGGGGAAGGGCAAGTACGCCGGTATGGTTCTGATTCCGGCTGGGCCGTTCACGATGGGGCGAAACGGCGGGCCTCCGGACGAGAAACCGGCACATAAGGTGCATTTGCCTGCCTATTATATCGACAAGAATCTTGTCACCTGGGTGCAGTACGCCGAATTTATTCGAAAAAAGGGGCCCACCGGGCCCAAGGGCGAAATGTATCTCGATGTCGAGGACCAGGACAATCGAATTCTTTTCGATAAGGATAGCTGGGCTGTCGAGAAGGGGTTCGAGAAATTTCCGGCCGGCGAATTGGCTTGGCATGGGGCGATTGCCTACTGCAAATGGAAGGGCAAGCGTTTACCTAGCGAGGCGGAGTGGGAAAAGGCGGCAAGAGGCACCGATGCCCGTCTCTATCCTTGGGGAAACCAAAAGCCTGCCAAGGATTTGGCTTTTTTCGGAAGCTATCGCAATGATGTGGCGCCGGTGGGTCGGTATCCCAAGGGGGCGAGCCCTTATGGTGTGCTCGACATGGCGGGCCAGGTTTGGGAATGGACGCGCTCGCTCTACCGGCCCTATCCCTACAAGCCCAAGGATGGGCGCGAGAGTTTTAAGGTGCACGATGGTCGCGTGGCGCGTGGAGGTAACACCTCAAGCGACAATGCGGGGCTCACATCGACCTCTCGGGTTCCGGTTTATCCAGAGCGTCTCGATGGGGGGCACCGTTACTTTGGCTTCAGGTGCGCCTCGAAGACAGAACTATTGCTTTAG
- a CDS encoding TIGR03618 family F420-dependent PPOX class oxidoreductase, giving the protein MADRPTEMDDFLNDPRMVRISTTKGDGSPHVVPLCYKFHPEDGTFFISTGADSVTVKNLKRNPAVSLCIDDAEFPFRAVIIEGAAEISDVLGKDHEGLKIIIDQFFGPDMWEKYKDGPVAQKIRVRLKVKPNKWKWWDYRRNLSGSAKIG; this is encoded by the coding sequence ATGGCAGATCGCCCGACAGAAATGGACGATTTTTTGAACGATCCCCGGATGGTAAGGATTTCCACGACCAAGGGGGATGGTTCGCCGCATGTCGTTCCCCTTTGCTATAAATTCCATCCCGAGGACGGAACGTTTTTCATCAGCACAGGCGCGGACTCGGTTACGGTGAAGAATTTAAAGCGCAACCCGGCGGTCTCCCTTTGTATTGATGATGCCGAATTTCCATTCCGCGCGGTTATCATTGAGGGGGCGGCTGAGATTTCCGATGTTTTGGGAAAGGATCATGAGGGGCTTAAGATCATCATCGACCAGTTTTTTGGCCCGGACATGTGGGAGAAATACAAAGATGGCCCCGTTGCCCAGAAAATTAGGGTGCGACTGAAGGTGAAGCCGAATAAATGGAAATGGTGGGATTACCGAAGGAATTTGTCGGGCTCGGCGAAGATAGGATAG
- a CDS encoding pentapeptide repeat-containing protein, which produces MADKRSDLPRCDFSQKGFTGDKHCPHPGEFDALEGECLCIFHWAPEDLEGKRRKNRFFLSRFKEFLALYKRKIRENNFDERLNCRGFVFPDDFSFFNGQDVPPVDFHYSAFGEGACFTRTKFEGGARFHWTTFGKRALLDQAHFGDGASFGGAQFDAGASFDGSSFGEGASFIQTKFSHETSFFGTKFDRGAIFDGAEFGDDTTYMGSEFGEDTSFERARFGERTLFVENVFGDGAWFTGASFNGESGFWGCKFHGSASFSRLQVQGNFQFAGKIEASPLRVFQCDTRSTISFESLKLAAHSWLSFTNLSLERASFFGTKLSAISFSGVIWPNDINGNLVFPGRIENGEFQEIADEGTLVWLEELCRELKESYSMNLDYSEASKFRWAELEYRRRRILLKATGESGGIRPQIVARALGLYRTLGGYGVRAGNTLKIMLAALVAVILLQGLLGIHHSYERNANIASFPCSRHNNSPFRRIGVLEGEAGACPNSKASLPEIFLYAGKFTLLDATYLLSGKYEPATAVGRGLSLILRIFLPIQLLFLLITVGRRFEGLFRTRKKPQKEPQASH; this is translated from the coding sequence ATGGCGGACAAAAGATCTGATCTTCCCAGATGTGATTTCTCACAAAAGGGATTTACAGGGGACAAACACTGCCCCCACCCAGGAGAGTTCGATGCCCTGGAGGGCGAGTGTCTTTGCATATTCCATTGGGCCCCCGAGGACCTCGAAGGCAAGCGACGAAAAAACAGGTTCTTCCTCTCCCGCTTCAAGGAATTTCTCGCTCTTTATAAAAGGAAAATCCGGGAAAACAATTTCGATGAGCGCCTGAATTGCAGGGGATTTGTCTTTCCAGACGATTTTTCCTTTTTTAATGGTCAAGATGTGCCACCCGTCGATTTTCATTATTCCGCCTTCGGGGAGGGCGCGTGTTTCACCCGGACAAAATTCGAGGGCGGCGCTCGTTTCCACTGGACCACTTTTGGCAAAAGAGCCCTACTCGACCAAGCCCATTTCGGTGATGGCGCCTCTTTCGGTGGGGCGCAATTCGATGCGGGCGCCTCTTTCGACGGCTCCTCGTTTGGCGAGGGCGCCTCTTTTATCCAAACAAAATTCAGCCACGAAACAAGCTTTTTCGGCACGAAATTCGATCGGGGAGCCATATTCGACGGCGCTGAATTCGGCGATGACACGACGTATATGGGAAGCGAATTTGGAGAGGACACCTCATTCGAGAGAGCCCGCTTCGGGGAGCGGACGCTATTTGTCGAGAATGTTTTCGGCGATGGGGCCTGGTTCACCGGCGCCTCGTTCAACGGAGAATCAGGATTTTGGGGATGCAAATTCCACGGGTCTGCAAGTTTTTCGAGGCTTCAGGTCCAGGGAAACTTTCAATTTGCCGGTAAAATCGAAGCCTCCCCCCTCCGGGTCTTTCAGTGCGACACAAGGAGCACGATCAGTTTTGAGAGCTTGAAATTGGCGGCGCATTCATGGCTCTCCTTTACTAACCTCAGCCTTGAGCGCGCCTCTTTTTTCGGCACCAAGCTTTCAGCCATTTCGTTTTCAGGTGTTATCTGGCCCAATGACATAAACGGCAATTTGGTTTTTCCGGGGCGTATTGAAAACGGGGAGTTTCAAGAGATCGCCGATGAGGGAACTTTAGTATGGCTTGAGGAGTTATGCCGCGAACTCAAGGAAAGCTATTCAATGAACCTGGACTACAGCGAGGCCAGCAAATTCCGGTGGGCCGAATTAGAATACCGAAGACGCAGAATATTACTGAAGGCGACAGGAGAATCAGGCGGCATCAGGCCGCAAATCGTGGCCAGGGCGCTCGGTCTCTATCGCACGCTTGGGGGCTACGGGGTCCGGGCGGGAAATACCCTGAAAATCATGCTGGCGGCCCTTGTTGCCGTGATTCTCCTCCAGGGCCTGCTCGGCATCCATCATTCCTATGAGAGAAACGCCAACATAGCTAGTTTTCCCTGCTCGCGCCACAACAATTCGCCATTCAGGAGAATCGGGGTACTTGAGGGCGAGGCCGGAGCCTGCCCCAACTCGAAGGCCTCATTGCCTGAAATATTCTTGTATGCAGGAAAATTCACCCTACTCGACGCTACTTATCTGTTATCTGGGAAATATGAACCCGCCACCGCCGTGGGCCGAGGACTCTCACTTATCTTGCGAATCTTCCTGCCAATACAACTCCTTTTCCTTCTTATTACAGTGGGAAGACGCTTCGAGGGTCTTTTTAGGACACGAAAAAAGCCGCAGAAAGAACCTCAAGCATCACATTAA
- a CDS encoding molybdopterin guanine dinucleotide-containing S/N-oxide reductase, with amino-acid sequence MEAKPGTFETRQHSSHWGAFSAEVRDGRMVGTAPFGTDTDPSPLIESISDAVYSESRVAQPMVRAGWLEKGPGSGPGRRGSEPFVPVSWDKALDLVAAEIRRVKQEHGNESIFAGSYGWASAGRFHHAKSQLKRFMNLQGGFTDQTETYSNAAGSVVMPYILGNENYIRQTSSWDGLVRDSELIVSFGGIGLKNLQVKHGGGGEHREESFLRQARESGVEFINIAPLRDDVSEFLEAQWLAPRPNTDTALMLGIAHTLATEGLHDKDFLARYCTGYENFEGYLTGGSDGVPKDAEWAAGITEISPDTIRSLARRMAKKRTMIMTTWSLQRGDHGEQPIWMTVTLAAMLGQIGLPGGGFGFGYGSMGGTGNPGAGAPGPPMIPGGENNIGSSIPVARISDMLLNPGGRYDYRGEAHTYPEIQLVYWCGGNPFHHHQDLNRLIEAWQRPETIIVHEPFWTATARHADIVLPATTSLERNDIGASPLDRYFVAMEKVIEPVGEARDDFQIFSELAGRLGTREAFTEGRSEMEWIRHLYDIGRERAGERLMEYPEFDDLWDKGHFEIPAPEKPHIILEKFRADPIGQALKTQSGKIEIFSKTIDAYGYDDCPGHPTWLEPAEWLGGEQSARHPLHMISNQPSTRLHSQLDPSGVSSDSKIQGREPARLHPKDAARRGIAEGDIVRIFNDRGAILAGAVISEDLRPGVVQIATGAWFDPISQGEAKDKGALDCHGNPNVLTLDKGTSKLAQGPIAHSALVEIERWEGKLPEITVFHQPATAAGDS; translated from the coding sequence ATGGAAGCCAAGCCAGGGACATTCGAGACTCGCCAGCATAGCTCCCACTGGGGTGCTTTCAGCGCCGAGGTGCGCGATGGCCGGATGGTGGGCACGGCCCCATTTGGAACAGATACCGATCCCTCGCCTTTAATCGAGTCGATTTCGGATGCAGTCTATTCCGAGAGCCGGGTGGCGCAGCCGATGGTGCGCGCGGGGTGGCTGGAGAAAGGCCCGGGTAGCGGTCCTGGGCGACGGGGCAGCGAGCCCTTTGTTCCCGTTTCATGGGATAAAGCCCTTGACTTGGTTGCCGCCGAGATTCGCCGCGTCAAACAAGAGCACGGCAATGAGTCGATCTTCGCTGGATCCTACGGCTGGGCCAGCGCCGGGCGTTTTCATCACGCCAAATCCCAACTCAAGCGCTTCATGAATCTCCAAGGCGGCTTCACCGATCAAACAGAAACCTACAGCAACGCTGCCGGCTCGGTCGTCATGCCCTATATCCTGGGCAACGAGAATTACATCCGGCAGACCTCCTCCTGGGACGGGTTGGTGCGCGACTCTGAATTGATCGTCTCCTTCGGGGGAATTGGCCTGAAGAACTTACAGGTAAAGCATGGTGGTGGCGGCGAGCACCGCGAGGAGAGTTTTTTACGGCAGGCTCGCGAATCTGGAGTCGAGTTCATTAACATCGCGCCCCTTCGCGATGATGTGTCAGAGTTTTTGGAGGCCCAGTGGCTAGCGCCAAGGCCCAATACTGACACCGCCCTCATGCTGGGCATCGCCCATACGCTCGCCACCGAAGGGTTGCACGATAAAGATTTCCTCGCGCGCTATTGCACGGGCTATGAGAATTTCGAGGGCTATTTAACCGGAGGCTCGGACGGTGTGCCAAAGGATGCCGAATGGGCGGCAGGAATTACGGAAATATCCCCGGATACAATTCGCTCGCTCGCCCGGCGCATGGCTAAAAAACGCACGATGATCATGACCACATGGTCTCTCCAGCGGGGAGATCATGGCGAGCAGCCCATCTGGATGACCGTCACTCTCGCCGCCATGCTGGGTCAAATTGGTCTTCCGGGCGGTGGCTTCGGATTCGGCTACGGCAGTATGGGCGGCACTGGTAATCCTGGCGCGGGCGCTCCGGGCCCACCAATGATTCCTGGCGGCGAGAATAATATCGGCAGTTCCATCCCCGTCGCGCGCATCTCCGACATGCTTCTTAATCCGGGTGGGCGCTACGACTATCGGGGCGAGGCACACACCTATCCCGAGATTCAACTTGTCTATTGGTGCGGAGGCAACCCGTTTCATCACCACCAGGATCTCAACCGCCTCATCGAGGCCTGGCAGCGCCCTGAGACGATCATCGTCCACGAGCCCTTCTGGACGGCGACAGCCCGCCACGCCGATATCGTGCTTCCGGCGACGACGAGCCTTGAGCGCAACGATATTGGCGCCTCGCCGCTAGATCGATATTTCGTCGCGATGGAAAAGGTCATTGAGCCTGTAGGGGAGGCAAGGGATGATTTTCAAATATTCTCTGAACTTGCCGGACGCTTGGGGACACGCGAGGCCTTCACCGAGGGACGCAGCGAGATGGAATGGATTAGGCATCTTTACGACATCGGCCGCGAGCGGGCGGGCGAGCGTTTGATGGAATATCCTGAGTTCGATGACCTATGGGACAAGGGCCACTTTGAGATTCCTGCTCCTGAAAAACCGCACATAATTCTTGAAAAATTCAGAGCCGACCCGATTGGGCAAGCGCTTAAAACGCAGTCGGGGAAAATCGAGATTTTCTCGAAAACCATAGACGCGTATGGCTACGATGATTGTCCGGGGCATCCCACCTGGCTAGAGCCCGCAGAATGGCTTGGCGGTGAGCAGAGCGCCCGGCATCCCCTTCACATGATTTCAAATCAACCCTCTACTCGCCTTCATAGCCAACTTGATCCCTCCGGGGTGAGTAGTGATAGCAAGATTCAAGGAAGAGAGCCTGCGCGTCTTCATCCCAAGGACGCGGCCAGGCGGGGCATCGCCGAGGGCGATATTGTGCGCATCTTTAATGATCGGGGCGCAATCCTGGCCGGGGCCGTCATCTCTGAGGACCTACGCCCAGGTGTCGTACAGATTGCCACGGGGGCCTGGTTTGACCCCATTTCACAAGGAGAAGCCAAGGACAAAGGCGCTCTCGACTGCCACGGGAACCCCAATGTCCTCACCCTCGACAAAGGGACCTCAAAGCTCGCCCAGGGGCCCATTGCCCACAGCGCGCTGGTTGAAATCGAGCGTTGGGAGGGGAAGCTCCCTGAAATTACAGTGTTCCATCAGCCAGCCACGGCAGCAGGCGATTCTTAA
- a CDS encoding carboxymuconolactone decarboxylase family protein, producing MDSPHLSPRERAAVLWAEHVTLNTAKARDDVFEEVHRLYSDAEVVELTMVITYFNMRNRFQDALRIPLETDGRVESISKSLHQKTDDMKNYFAGLAENWPEEFPQATEE from the coding sequence ATGGACTCGCCCCACCTCTCGCCGCGCGAGAGGGCCGCTGTACTGTGGGCCGAGCACGTAACTTTGAACACGGCAAAGGCACGCGACGACGTTTTCGAGGAAGTGCATCGCCTTTATTCGGACGCCGAAGTCGTCGAGCTTACGATGGTCATCACCTATTTCAACATGCGGAACCGTTTTCAGGATGCGCTTCGAATTCCGCTGGAAACAGATGGCCGGGTGGAGAGTATTTCGAAATCACTTCACCAGAAAACCGATGACATGAAAAACTATTTCGCCGGGCTGGCCGAGAATTGGCCGGAAGAATTCCCTCAGGCGACGGAAGAATAA